One part of the Janthinobacterium sp. 17J80-10 genome encodes these proteins:
- a CDS encoding OmpA family protein, with translation MTANLLSLVQQALGGDFSNLAGQFLGESPGATQSALSSLLPAVLGVITRKGATPDGASGLISLLNGANLDTSALANPAGLFGAGGAGINNLLKAGTGSLVPALFGDKSTAVANTLASSSGIKTTSAASLIAMAVPLVMTVLKKFIGENGLNASSLASLLAGQVPHLQGAIDNRMAGALGFASPSAFLGGLGGKAAAASGAASSAATAATVATKSGLSRWLPWLIGAAVLLFLWNMFSGKPTHTSAPTPASAAISMPAKVYFAVGSAAVDADGSKTIAAVADMIKRDKLKVAITGYTDKSGDVARNEELAKSRAKAVKDALIAAGAAEADVGMQPPSFVETGAGGNDAEARRVEINRQ, from the coding sequence ATGACTGCGAATCTGCTCTCTCTCGTCCAGCAGGCGCTGGGCGGCGATTTTTCGAATCTCGCCGGGCAGTTTCTGGGCGAATCTCCTGGCGCGACCCAGTCCGCCCTGAGTTCACTGCTGCCTGCCGTGCTTGGCGTCATTACACGCAAAGGTGCGACACCGGATGGCGCGTCAGGCCTGATATCACTGCTCAATGGCGCCAATCTCGATACCAGCGCACTGGCAAATCCCGCCGGTCTCTTTGGCGCCGGCGGCGCCGGGATCAATAATCTGCTGAAGGCTGGTACCGGCAGCCTGGTGCCAGCCCTGTTCGGCGACAAGAGCACAGCGGTGGCAAATACGCTGGCCTCGTCAAGTGGCATCAAGACGACATCAGCGGCGAGCCTGATCGCCATGGCGGTGCCATTGGTCATGACGGTCTTGAAAAAATTCATCGGCGAGAACGGGCTCAATGCAAGTTCGCTGGCATCGCTGCTGGCCGGACAGGTACCACACCTGCAAGGCGCAATTGATAACCGCATGGCTGGCGCCCTCGGCTTTGCAAGCCCGTCCGCCTTCCTCGGGGGACTTGGCGGCAAGGCGGCTGCCGCCAGTGGCGCGGCGAGCTCTGCCGCCACAGCAGCCACCGTCGCGACCAAATCAGGCTTGTCGCGCTGGTTGCCATGGCTGATTGGCGCAGCCGTGCTGCTATTTCTCTGGAATATGTTTAGTGGCAAGCCGACCCATACGTCCGCACCGACGCCTGCGAGCGCTGCGATCTCGATGCCCGCCAAGGTCTACTTCGCGGTCGGCTCGGCCGCCGTCGACGCCGATGGCAGCAAGACGATTGCCGCTGTCGCGGACATGATCAAGCGGGACAAGCTGAAGGTGGCGATTACCGGTTACACCGACAAGAGCGGCGACGTCGCCAGGAATGAGGAGCTTGCCAAAAGCCGCGCCAAAGCGGTCAAGGATGCGCTCATCGCCGCGGGTGCTGCTGAAGCTGACGTGGGGATGCAACCACCCTCTTTCGTCGAAACCGGCGCCGGCGGCAACGATGCCGAAGCGCGCCGCGTTGAAATCAACCGGCAATAG